One genomic window of Trichlorobacter lovleyi includes the following:
- the nuoL gene encoding NADH-quinone oxidoreductase subunit L encodes MFDNVWLIPLFPLIGFLINGLLGKKIKNETVIGSIGALAVFASFIVSVMTFIKLIGLPSAERSVNVKIFTWMTAGTFNADIAFLIDPLSCLMLLVVTGIGTLIHIYSIGYMHGEEGFYRFFAYLNLFVFSMLLLVTGNNLLLMFVGWEGVGLCSYLLIGYYFHKKSAGDAGKKAFVMNRVGDFGFLLGTFTLFWWLGQNHGIWTIQFTELASNANLFPTGGVVTIITLCFFLGATGKSAQIPLYTWLPDAMEGPTPVSALIHAATMVTAGVYMIARMSYLFIRSPETMMTVAVIGACTAFFAATIGTAQNDIKRVLAYSTVSQLGYMFLAMGVGAFTAGVFHLMTHAFFKACLFLGSGAVIHSMHGALHHVHSHDDAQDMRNMGGLAKYMPMTYGTFLLATIAIAGIPGFSGFFSKDEILWQAFANPLHGGLNMLLWGLGACAALMTAFYMFRLVFMTFHGTCRIKPGAEKHLHESPMVIVFPLIVLAILSVVGGYIGLPKLIGDLFGGIPNYLEHYLEPVFANANTYMQAHTHQAHHGHALEWGLMGTSVVIAVVGICTAYVLYIASPEIPKKFTSAFPALHRAVYNKWYIDELYDFLIVNPCKALGRFLWKGFDVLVVDGIVNGVAHVVMAFGGVIRYMQTGQIYNYAWSMAFGVVVIIGYYLFK; translated from the coding sequence ATGTTCGACAATGTGTGGCTGATACCACTGTTTCCCCTGATCGGTTTCTTGATTAACGGTCTCCTGGGGAAAAAGATCAAGAACGAGACGGTCATTGGTAGCATCGGCGCTCTTGCCGTATTTGCTTCCTTCATCGTGTCGGTTATGACCTTCATCAAGCTGATCGGTCTACCGTCGGCAGAACGGTCAGTAAACGTCAAAATCTTCACTTGGATGACGGCAGGCACTTTTAATGCTGATATCGCCTTTCTGATCGACCCACTTTCTTGTCTGATGTTATTGGTGGTCACCGGTATCGGTACCTTGATCCACATCTACTCCATTGGTTACATGCATGGCGAAGAAGGTTTTTATCGTTTCTTTGCGTACCTGAACCTGTTTGTGTTCTCCATGCTGCTGCTGGTGACTGGCAACAACCTGTTGCTGATGTTCGTTGGCTGGGAAGGTGTTGGTCTTTGTTCCTACCTGCTGATTGGTTACTACTTCCATAAGAAGTCTGCAGGTGATGCTGGCAAGAAGGCCTTTGTCATGAACCGGGTCGGCGACTTCGGCTTCCTGCTGGGTACTTTCACCCTGTTCTGGTGGCTGGGGCAGAACCACGGTATCTGGACCATCCAGTTTACCGAACTGGCTAGTAATGCCAATCTGTTCCCTACCGGTGGTGTGGTAACCATTATCACCCTCTGCTTCTTCCTGGGAGCAACCGGTAAGTCCGCACAGATTCCACTCTATACCTGGCTTCCTGATGCGATGGAGGGTCCGACACCGGTTTCCGCCTTGATCCATGCTGCTACCATGGTTACTGCTGGTGTGTACATGATTGCCCGGATGAGCTACCTGTTTATCCGCTCTCCTGAAACCATGATGACGGTTGCTGTGATCGGTGCCTGTACTGCCTTCTTTGCTGCAACCATTGGTACTGCACAGAATGATATCAAGCGGGTACTGGCGTATTCAACGGTCTCACAGCTTGGTTACATGTTCCTTGCCATGGGTGTTGGCGCCTTTACTGCGGGTGTGTTCCACCTGATGACCCATGCATTCTTCAAGGCCTGTCTGTTCCTTGGTTCCGGTGCTGTCATCCACTCCATGCATGGTGCACTGCATCACGTACATTCACATGATGACGCACAGGATATGCGCAACATGGGTGGGCTTGCCAAGTATATGCCCATGACCTACGGCACGTTCCTGCTTGCCACCATTGCCATTGCAGGTATCCCCGGTTTCTCCGGTTTCTTCTCCAAGGACGAGATCCTCTGGCAAGCCTTTGCCAATCCTCTGCATGGCGGCCTGAATATGCTGCTCTGGGGGCTGGGTGCCTGTGCTGCTCTGATGACCGCCTTCTATATGTTCCGTCTGGTGTTCATGACCTTCCACGGCACCTGCCGGATCAAGCCCGGTGCTGAAAAGCATCTGCACGAATCACCGATGGTTATTGTCTTTCCGTTGATTGTGCTGGCAATACTCTCCGTTGTTGGTGGTTATATCGGTCTGCCAAAACTGATTGGTGACCTGTTTGGTGGTATTCCCAACTATCTTGAGCACTACCTTGAGCCGGTATTTGCCAATGCCAATACCTACATGCAGGCTCATACCCACCAAGCACATCACGGTCATGCACTTGAGTGGGGCCTGATGGGTACCTCCGTGGTAATTGCAGTGGTTGGTATCTGCACTGCATATGTGCTCTACATCGCAAGTCCTGAAATCCCCAAGAAGTTCACCAGCGCATTCCCTGCTCTGCATCGCGCTGTCTATAACAAGTGGTACATTGACGAACTGTATGACTTCCTGATCGTCAACCCTTGCAAGGCTCTTGGCCGGTTCCTCTGGAAAGGCTTCGATGTCCTGGTTGTTGACGGTATTGTTAATGGTGTTGCCCACGTGGTTATGGCATTTGGTGGCGTTATCCGCTACATGCAAACCGGTCAGATCTACAATTATGCCTGGTCCATGGCCTTCGGTGTGGTTGTAATCATCGGCTACTACCTGTTCAAGTAA
- the nuoK gene encoding NADH-quinone oxidoreductase subunit NuoK — translation MDNLSNYLIVSAVLFSIGTIGVLTRKNAIVVFMCIELMLNAVNLTFVAFSRHLGNLDGQIFVFFIMTVAAAEAAVGLALFIAFFNNRESIDIDDANLMKW, via the coding sequence ATGGATAATCTGAGCAACTATCTTATTGTCAGCGCCGTACTGTTCTCCATCGGCACCATCGGGGTTCTTACCCGCAAAAATGCCATTGTGGTCTTCATGTGCATTGAGTTGATGCTGAACGCTGTTAACCTGACTTTTGTCGCCTTTTCACGCCACCTTGGCAACCTTGACGGTCAGATCTTTGTATTCTTTATTATGACCGTTGCTGCCGCTGAGGCTGCTGTCGGCTTGGCCCTGTTTATTGCCTTCTTCAATAACCGCGAATCAATTGATATTGATGATGCCAACCTGATGAAGTGGTAG
- a CDS encoding NADH-quinone oxidoreductase subunit J has translation MSSVFFALVTVVAIVSALMVVTCKNPINSALSLVLTFFCLATYYAMLNAPFMAAVQIIVYAGAIMVLIIFTIMLLNIRVDANKKGSHQIALGSVIGIVTLLLSGLFLTRGKVSQPVGQITSELINSKGHTELIGKVMFTDFLLPFEVTSILLLVAIVGAVILAKRKLS, from the coding sequence ATCTCATCTGTCTTCTTTGCCCTCGTCACTGTAGTGGCCATAGTATCGGCCCTGATGGTCGTGACCTGCAAGAACCCGATCAACAGTGCGCTCTCTCTGGTGCTGACGTTCTTCTGCCTGGCAACCTATTATGCCATGCTGAACGCTCCCTTTATGGCCGCTGTTCAGATCATAGTTTACGCCGGCGCTATCATGGTTCTGATTATCTTCACCATCATGCTGCTGAATATCAGGGTTGATGCAAACAAAAAAGGTTCACATCAGATTGCCCTGGGCAGTGTTATCGGAATTGTCACACTACTGCTTTCCGGTCTGTTTCTGACCAGGGGCAAGGTGTCACAACCTGTAGGTCAGATTACTTCAGAACTGATCAACAGCAAGGGGCATACCGAGCTGATTGGTAAGGTGATGTTTACCGACTTCCTGCTTCCTTTTGAAGTAACATCGATCCTGCTGCTGGTTGCCATTGTCGGCGCAGTGATCCTGGCCAAGAGAAAACTCTCCTAG
- the nuoI gene encoding NADH-quinone oxidoreductase subunit NuoI, protein MPNPFTPIMQGMKITLGHVFKKPVTLMYPDERPKVAERFRGLHALKVSHNKAKCVACYLCPTVCPAKCITVEAGEDANHDKFAAKYEIDMLRCIFCGYCVEACPVDALKMTGEFELANYRREDFVFTKERLLEKK, encoded by the coding sequence ATGCCGAATCCGTTTACACCAATAATGCAAGGAATGAAAATCACGCTGGGTCACGTGTTTAAAAAACCTGTCACCCTTATGTATCCCGATGAGCGCCCCAAGGTTGCCGAGCGTTTCCGTGGTTTGCATGCGCTGAAAGTTTCCCATAACAAGGCCAAGTGTGTTGCCTGCTATCTTTGTCCGACAGTTTGTCCTGCAAAATGTATTACGGTTGAGGCGGGCGAGGATGCTAATCACGATAAGTTTGCAGCCAAGTACGAAATAGATATGCTGCGCTGTATCTTCTGCGGCTACTGTGTTGAGGCCTGTCCGGTTGATGCACTGAAGATGACTGGTGAGTTTGAGCTGGCCAACTATCGTCGCGAAGACTTTGTTTTTACCAAGGAACGACTTTTAGAAAAGAAATAA
- the nuoH gene encoding NADH-quinone oxidoreductase subunit NuoH produces MGIEILGLPLYYYIAMVAKVLIAFVFVLLTVAYATYAERKIIGWMQVRIGPNRTGPMGLLQPIADGLKLFFKEEIIPSEANRFAFLLAPLVALIPAFITFAVIPFGDTIKIFGYDVPLQIVGYYDAGVGKVVDMNVGVLYVLAMSSLGVYGIVLAGWSSNSKYSLIGGLRSSAQMISYELAAGLAIIPVFMLVESLSLQEIIKAQAGMKWFIWNSPMTFVAGMIFYVATLAEVNRTPFDLPEAETELVSGFCTEYSSMKYAMFFMAEYANMVTVSAVMVTLFLGGWDGPFVSAIPWLSPLYFIAKVYFLMFLAMWIRATLPRYRYDQLMHLGWKVMLPTTLALIVITAIAGHFGFYTFSGLFGN; encoded by the coding sequence ATGGGAATCGAGATTCTAGGACTACCGCTGTACTACTACATCGCCATGGTGGCCAAGGTACTGATCGCGTTTGTATTCGTGCTTCTGACCGTGGCTTATGCGACCTATGCCGAGCGTAAGATAATCGGCTGGATGCAAGTACGGATCGGACCGAACCGGACAGGACCAATGGGTTTGCTGCAACCGATTGCGGACGGCTTGAAGCTCTTTTTTAAGGAAGAGATTATACCGTCAGAAGCGAACAGATTTGCCTTTCTGCTTGCGCCGCTCGTTGCACTGATTCCGGCTTTTATTACATTTGCCGTTATCCCGTTCGGGGACACAATCAAGATCTTTGGCTATGATGTGCCATTGCAGATTGTCGGCTACTATGATGCCGGTGTTGGCAAAGTCGTGGATATGAATGTCGGCGTTCTGTACGTTCTTGCCATGTCTTCGCTGGGTGTGTACGGGATTGTGCTGGCCGGTTGGTCATCCAACAGTAAGTATTCGCTGATTGGTGGTCTGCGTTCGTCAGCCCAGATGATCTCGTATGAACTTGCAGCCGGACTGGCTATTATTCCTGTCTTTATGCTGGTTGAATCCCTTTCGTTGCAGGAGATTATCAAGGCTCAGGCAGGCATGAAGTGGTTTATCTGGAACAGCCCGATGACCTTTGTTGCCGGTATGATTTTCTATGTTGCAACGCTGGCTGAAGTCAACCGGACGCCATTTGACCTTCCTGAGGCTGAAACAGAGCTGGTTTCAGGTTTCTGTACTGAATACTCTTCCATGAAATACGCCATGTTCTTTATGGCTGAGTATGCCAACATGGTAACCGTCAGTGCTGTTATGGTAACCCTGTTCCTTGGTGGTTGGGATGGACCTTTTGTAAGTGCCATACCTTGGCTTTCCCCGCTCTATTTCATTGCCAAGGTGTATTTCCTGATGTTCCTGGCCATGTGGATCAGAGCCACTCTGCCCCGTTATCGCTATGACCAGCTGATGCATCTGGGCTGGAAGGTGATGCTGCCAACAACACTGGCCCTGATCGTAATAACCGCTATTGCCGGCCATTTCGGCTTCTATACCTTTAGCGGTTTGTTCGGAAACTAG
- a CDS encoding molybdopterin-dependent oxidoreductase, with product MVTLTIDDKQVSVEKDATIYDAAKAAGINIPILCHDKKLKPFGACRMCLVEVEQMKGRLIPACTTPVTEGMIVRSSTPPVDKARKLVLELLMLNHPLDCPVCDKGGDCELQNLAYDHKVNSNRLADEKFHHEIDYNNPLIERDQNRCVLCGKCVRICDEIVARGALTFISRGIETKIGTEFDGPLSCEFCGSCISVCPVGALLARPFKFKSRFWAMTKKKSVCGYCGTGCNVTLGVKDNKVLTTVYDENQGFHNGQLCVRGRFGYQFISSDKRLKNPLIRKNGQLVEAGWDEALSLVVERLKEAGSAAAALATPRMTNEELVLLKQLMTQQVGSQNIDHSAGYGHAAVSEGLGKSLGVAASSATILDIQKSNLILAIKTDVYETHPVVGFEINMAVKNKGASLQIVSDKRGKLSRLPGANLLLNKPGSDVALLNAVAKVLVDENLAVTPATAELAAALNDFTPEKVAELTGVAADAIRGLARAYAAAEKAIILFTAGLAYPGADAQLAHAAANLAILGGKLGKEGSGILALQEKNNSQGALDVGFIPGAGGLDAQQILAGCANGSVKTLLIAGENPVVSYPGQLSVKKALDAVEFLVVADLFLTETAQMADVVLPVCSYAEKEGTFTSTDRRVQKIAAVIPAIGQSRSEFQVYGELIRQLGGQPAVTPAEAFAQISAYAGISYNELGEAGAFPSLKLQPVQVVPKATTAAVEPGKFALLTGAALYHCGTMSLHGEGTVSVCGEAYVELSRSDAAKMNIAEGAEVKLTSAAGTVCVKARISPRMPEGVVFAPYHFADAPINTVWSGAAVTGVTISK from the coding sequence ATGGTCACTCTGACGATAGATGACAAGCAGGTATCAGTAGAAAAGGATGCAACGATTTACGATGCTGCCAAAGCTGCTGGCATCAATATTCCGATCCTTTGCCATGACAAGAAGCTGAAGCCCTTTGGCGCCTGCCGTATGTGCCTGGTGGAGGTTGAGCAGATGAAGGGGCGTTTGATCCCTGCCTGTACGACACCGGTCACTGAAGGTATGATCGTCCGCAGCAGCACACCACCGGTTGATAAGGCACGTAAACTGGTTTTAGAGCTGCTGATGCTCAACCATCCACTTGACTGCCCTGTTTGCGACAAGGGTGGCGATTGTGAGCTGCAGAACCTTGCCTATGATCACAAGGTCAATTCCAACCGCTTGGCCGATGAAAAATTCCATCATGAAATCGACTATAACAATCCACTGATTGAGCGCGATCAAAACCGTTGCGTGCTCTGTGGTAAGTGCGTCCGTATCTGTGATGAAATTGTGGCTCGTGGCGCTCTTACCTTCATTAGTAGGGGTATTGAGACCAAGATCGGCACGGAGTTTGACGGTCCGCTCAGCTGTGAGTTCTGTGGTTCCTGTATCTCGGTCTGCCCTGTAGGTGCGTTGCTTGCTCGTCCCTTTAAATTCAAATCCCGCTTCTGGGCTATGACAAAGAAGAAGTCGGTCTGCGGTTACTGCGGCACCGGTTGTAACGTCACTCTTGGTGTTAAGGATAACAAGGTGCTGACGACAGTCTATGATGAAAACCAGGGTTTCCATAATGGTCAACTCTGTGTGCGTGGCCGTTTTGGCTATCAATTCATCAGCTCTGACAAGCGTCTGAAAAATCCTCTGATTCGCAAGAATGGTCAACTGGTGGAAGCTGGCTGGGATGAGGCCTTGTCACTGGTAGTTGAGCGTTTGAAGGAGGCCGGTTCTGCTGCTGCAGCCCTTGCAACTCCACGCATGACCAATGAAGAACTGGTGCTGTTGAAGCAGTTGATGACACAACAGGTCGGTTCACAGAATATTGATCATTCAGCCGGTTATGGCCATGCAGCAGTTTCTGAAGGGCTTGGCAAGAGTCTTGGTGTAGCCGCTTCTTCAGCAACTATTCTTGATATTCAGAAGAGTAATCTGATTCTGGCTATTAAGACCGATGTCTATGAGACCCACCCGGTAGTTGGTTTTGAAATTAACATGGCTGTCAAGAACAAGGGTGCCAGCCTTCAGATTGTATCAGATAAGCGTGGCAAGCTGTCCCGACTGCCTGGTGCAAATCTGCTACTTAACAAGCCTGGTAGTGATGTAGCCCTGCTGAATGCCGTTGCAAAGGTGTTGGTTGATGAGAATCTGGCAGTTACTCCGGCGACCGCTGAGCTTGCTGCTGCATTGAATGATTTTACTCCGGAGAAAGTTGCTGAACTTACCGGTGTTGCTGCTGATGCCATTCGTGGGCTGGCTCGTGCCTATGCCGCTGCTGAGAAGGCTATCATTCTCTTTACTGCAGGGCTTGCCTATCCTGGTGCTGATGCACAGCTGGCCCACGCCGCTGCCAATCTGGCTATCCTGGGTGGCAAGCTGGGCAAAGAGGGGTCCGGTATCCTTGCGCTTCAGGAAAAGAATAACAGCCAGGGTGCACTTGATGTTGGCTTTATTCCTGGCGCCGGTGGCCTGGATGCCCAGCAGATCCTTGCCGGTTGTGCCAATGGCAGCGTCAAGACACTGCTGATCGCCGGTGAAAACCCGGTGGTTTCCTATCCTGGTCAGCTGTCGGTTAAAAAGGCCCTTGATGCTGTCGAGTTCCTTGTGGTTGCAGATCTGTTCCTGACCGAGACAGCCCAAATGGCAGATGTTGTGTTACCGGTCTGCTCCTATGCAGAAAAAGAGGGCACTTTTACCTCGACTGATCGCAGGGTGCAAAAGATTGCAGCCGTCATACCGGCTATTGGCCAGAGCCGATCTGAGTTTCAGGTCTATGGCGAGCTGATCCGTCAACTCGGAGGACAGCCTGCAGTCACTCCAGCAGAGGCTTTTGCTCAGATTTCCGCCTATGCCGGAATTTCATACAATGAGCTTGGCGAAGCTGGTGCATTCCCATCGCTTAAGCTGCAGCCGGTACAAGTTGTCCCTAAAGCAACAACTGCAGCTGTTGAACCCGGCAAGTTTGCCTTGCTGACCGGTGCTGCCCTGTATCACTGCGGAACCATGTCACTGCATGGAGAAGGAACTGTATCGGTCTGTGGTGAGGCCTACGTTGAGCTTTCACGCAGCGATGCGGCAAAAATGAATATTGCCGAAGGTGCGGAAGTGAAGTTGACGTCAGCCGCCGGTACGGTTTGCGTCAAGGCGCGGATTTCTCCGCGGATGCCTGAGGGGGTTGTTTTTGCTCCGTATCACTTTGCCGATGCACCAATTAATACTGTCTGGTCTGGTGCTGCTGTAACTGGCGTAACCATTTCCAAGTAA
- the nuoF gene encoding NADH-quinone oxidoreductase subunit NuoF has product MAEAIKILICQGTGGISAGAKKVEAEFNRIIAEKGLSATVGKRCDIVKTGCRGLCANDVLVDIVDDKGCTTYDFVQPEEVAKLVEEHIVAGEPNEKRKAKPYYNKFVDAQRRIVMSGCGQIDAESLDAYLATDGFKAIEKCIKTMKPAEVTEEVKKSGLRGRGGGGFPTGLKWSFCAASPGHHKYIICNADEGDPGAFMDRSILEGDPYCLIEGMMIAGYAIGAQFGYVYVRAEYPLAIDRLQKAIDVCYEKGYLGKNCMGLGFEYDMRIKKGAGAFVCGEETALMASIEGERGMPRPRPPFPAVKGLWQHPSNINNVETFANVRHIINNGAEWYAAIGTETTKGTKIFAVTGKVKHTGLVEVPAGMKVREVIYDVCGGILNNRKFKAVQAGGPSGGCIPAEILDTPVDYDSLIKAGAMMGSGGLVVMDETTCMVDVSKFFLTFTRMESCGKCVPCRIGLKAMLDILIRITEGNGREGDLETLIDLGTTIKQASLCGLGQTAPNPVLSTIRYFRDEYEAHITDKRCPSNSCKELLLWQIVEDKCVKCGACKKACPVDAIVWEKGQIAYLDKEKCTKCKSCYDACRFMAIE; this is encoded by the coding sequence ATGGCTGAAGCTATCAAGATATTGATCTGCCAGGGAACGGGCGGCATCTCCGCCGGCGCTAAGAAGGTAGAAGCCGAGTTCAACCGGATCATTGCCGAAAAGGGGCTGAGTGCTACCGTCGGCAAGCGCTGTGATATTGTTAAAACCGGTTGTCGCGGTCTCTGCGCCAACGACGTACTTGTTGATATCGTCGATGACAAGGGCTGTACTACCTATGACTTTGTTCAGCCTGAAGAGGTTGCCAAGCTTGTAGAAGAACATATTGTTGCTGGCGAGCCGAATGAGAAGCGCAAAGCCAAGCCTTACTATAACAAGTTTGTTGATGCCCAGCGTCGGATTGTTATGTCGGGTTGCGGTCAGATTGATGCAGAGTCGCTTGATGCCTACCTTGCAACAGACGGTTTTAAGGCGATTGAAAAGTGCATCAAGACCATGAAGCCTGCCGAAGTTACCGAAGAGGTGAAAAAATCAGGTCTGCGTGGTCGGGGGGGCGGCGGTTTTCCTACCGGCCTGAAATGGTCTTTCTGTGCAGCATCACCAGGGCACCATAAATATATCATCTGTAACGCCGACGAAGGTGATCCAGGTGCCTTTATGGACCGTTCGATTCTCGAAGGTGACCCGTACTGCCTGATTGAAGGCATGATGATTGCCGGCTATGCCATCGGCGCACAATTCGGTTATGTCTATGTGCGGGCTGAATATCCTCTGGCCATTGACCGTCTTCAGAAGGCGATTGATGTCTGCTATGAGAAGGGCTATCTGGGGAAAAACTGCATGGGGCTCGGTTTTGAGTACGACATGCGGATTAAAAAAGGAGCGGGCGCCTTTGTATGCGGTGAGGAAACCGCTCTGATGGCCTCCATTGAAGGGGAACGTGGTATGCCCCGTCCCCGTCCGCCTTTCCCGGCGGTCAAGGGCCTCTGGCAACACCCCTCCAACATCAACAACGTTGAAACCTTTGCAAACGTTCGCCACATCATTAACAACGGTGCTGAGTGGTATGCGGCAATCGGAACAGAGACCACCAAGGGTACCAAGATCTTTGCGGTAACCGGTAAGGTTAAGCATACCGGTCTGGTTGAAGTGCCGGCTGGTATGAAGGTGCGCGAGGTTATCTACGACGTTTGCGGCGGTATTCTCAATAACCGTAAATTCAAGGCAGTTCAGGCCGGTGGTCCATCGGGCGGTTGTATCCCGGCAGAAATTCTTGACACCCCGGTTGATTATGACTCCCTGATCAAGGCAGGTGCCATGATGGGGTCGGGTGGTCTGGTTGTTATGGACGAAACCACCTGTATGGTCGATGTGTCAAAGTTCTTCCTGACCTTTACCCGGATGGAGTCATGCGGTAAGTGTGTTCCCTGCCGGATCGGTCTGAAGGCCATGCTGGATATATTGATCAGAATTACTGAAGGCAATGGTCGTGAGGGTGATCTGGAGACCTTGATTGATCTTGGTACCACGATTAAGCAAGCCTCTTTGTGTGGTCTCGGCCAGACAGCACCTAACCCGGTGCTCTCCACCATTCGTTACTTCCGTGATGAGTATGAGGCGCATATCACCGATAAACGCTGTCCTTCAAACTCCTGTAAAGAACTGCTGCTCTGGCAGATTGTTGAGGATAAGTGTGTCAAGTGCGGTGCCTGCAAGAAGGCCTGTCCGGTTGATGCGATCGTCTGGGAAAAAGGGCAAATCGCCTATCTGGATAAAGAAAAGTGCACCAAGTGTAAGTCCTGTTATGACGCCTGCCGTTTCATGGCGATTGAGTAG
- the nuoE gene encoding NADH-quinone oxidoreductase subunit NuoE, giving the protein MSEAVAVTESAEMEEPVIDLALAEEVIQKYKDIPGNLMPVLQGIQDAYGYVPRITVDYVAERLNVYPSQIYGVLTFYAQFHLKPRGKFIIRVCMGTACHVLGAERIKESFYDRIGIGHAETTPDRRFTFELVACLGACGMAPLAMVNDETYGKMTVQKVDEIIKEYSSLPI; this is encoded by the coding sequence ATGAGTGAAGCGGTTGCAGTTACAGAAAGTGCCGAAATGGAAGAGCCTGTCATCGACTTGGCTCTTGCAGAAGAGGTAATTCAAAAATACAAGGATATCCCTGGCAACCTGATGCCAGTGCTGCAGGGTATTCAAGATGCCTATGGGTATGTGCCACGCATCACTGTTGATTATGTGGCCGAGCGTCTGAATGTCTATCCCAGCCAGATCTATGGTGTGTTGACCTTCTATGCTCAGTTCCACCTCAAGCCGCGTGGCAAGTTTATTATCCGGGTTTGTATGGGGACCGCCTGTCACGTTCTGGGCGCGGAGCGTATTAAAGAGTCGTTTTATGATCGTATCGGTATTGGTCATGCTGAAACGACTCCGGATCGCCGCTTTACGTTTGAACTGGTGGCCTGTCTGGGCGCCTGCGGTATGGCACCGCTTGCCATGGTCAATGATGAGACCTATGGCAAGATGACAGTTCAAAAGGTAGATGAGATCATCAAGGAATATTCTTCGCTCCCGATCTAG
- the nuoD gene encoding NADH dehydrogenase (quinone) subunit D, producing MANNEIMTINMGPQHPSTHGVLRMVIELDGETILKIDPDIGYLHRGVEKLSEHRTYHQTLPLTDRLDYLAPMSNNLGYMLAVEKLLGIEVPERAQTIRIIMTELTRLQSHLVWLACHALDIGAMTVFIYAFREREVIMETYELISGARMTSNFFRAGGLSQDVPAEFEKKVRDFVAEMPGFIDTYEGLLTGNPIWRKRTIGNGVISAEDATDIGITGPALRGSGVDFDLRRDIPYAGYENYQFKVPTGKNCDTFDRYQVRLIEMRESCKIVNQALERLKPGPVLADAPQVCYPPKDSVYNSIEGLIHHFKIASEGYPVPEGEVYMGVEAPKGELGFYLVSDGSSKPYRMRVRPPSFVNLQAIEKMAKGAMLADLVAIIGTLDIVLGEIDR from the coding sequence ATGGCTAACAATGAAATCATGACTATTAACATGGGGCCGCAACACCCCAGTACCCACGGCGTTTTGCGCATGGTGATCGAGCTGGATGGTGAGACCATTCTTAAGATTGATCCGGATATCGGCTACCTGCATCGTGGTGTCGAGAAGCTCTCCGAGCACCGCACCTATCATCAGACATTGCCATTGACAGACCGTCTTGATTATCTGGCACCGATGAGCAATAACCTTGGCTATATGCTGGCAGTTGAAAAGCTGTTGGGCATCGAGGTGCCTGAGCGGGCTCAGACGATCCGTATCATTATGACTGAGCTGACCCGCCTTCAGTCCCACTTGGTCTGGCTGGCCTGCCACGCACTTGATATCGGTGCCATGACCGTCTTTATCTACGCCTTCCGTGAGCGTGAAGTAATCATGGAGACGTATGAACTGATCTCCGGTGCCCGGATGACCTCCAACTTCTTCCGTGCCGGTGGTCTGTCTCAGGATGTGCCTGCTGAGTTTGAAAAGAAGGTACGTGATTTTGTGGCAGAGATGCCAGGCTTCATTGATACCTATGAAGGTCTGCTGACTGGTAACCCGATCTGGCGCAAGCGTACCATCGGCAACGGCGTCATCTCTGCTGAGGATGCCACTGACATTGGTATTACCGGACCTGCGCTCCGTGGATCTGGTGTTGATTTTGACCTGCGTCGTGATATCCCCTACGCCGGTTACGAGAACTACCAGTTCAAGGTTCCTACCGGCAAGAACTGCGATACCTTTGATCGCTATCAGGTGCGTCTGATTGAAATGCGTGAGTCCTGCAAGATCGTCAATCAGGCTCTTGAGCGTCTCAAGCCCGGCCCTGTGCTGGCTGATGCCCCGCAAGTTTGTTACCCGCCTAAAGATTCCGTCTATAACAGTATTGAAGGCCTGATTCACCACTTCAAGATCGCCAGTGAGGGCTACCCGGTTCCTGAGGGTGAGGTCTACATGGGGGTTGAGGCACCGAAAGGTGAGCTGGGCTTCTATCTGGTCAGTGATGGCAGCAGCAAGCCCTATCGTATGAGGGTGCGTCCACCTTCATTTGTCAACCTGCAGGCCATAGAAAAGATGGCAAAGGGTGCCATGCTGGCAGACCTTGTTGCAATCATCGGTACGCTGGACATCGTGTTGGGTGAGATTGACCGCTAA